The sequence CGCGGCGGGACAAGGGGGTTTGCACGCTCGCAGGGGCTTCGGCCATGGCTGCGATACTGCCAGCACTGGCGCTGATTCGTCGACCATGGGCTCTATCAATCTGCGTCACCTGGTCCGGGAAATCCCCGACTTCCCTCAGCCCGGATCCTCTTTCGCGACATCATCCCCCTGATGCGCCAGCCCGACGCCTGGCAGGAGGTGATGCGCCAGCTTGGGGAGGTCTGTGACCGGCTGCAGCCCGATCTGATCGTCGGCATCGAATCCCGCGGCTTCATCGTTGGCACAGCCCTGGCCACTGCAAAAACCATTGGTTTCAGCCCAGTTCGCAAACCCGGCAAACTGCCCGGCCAGGTGATCGGCGTCGACTACAGCCTCGAATACGGCACCGACCGGCTCGAAATCGTGCCCGATGGCTTTGAGAACAGCCCGCGGGTGCTGATTGTGGATGACCTCCTGGCCACGGGCGGCACCGCCGCGGCTTGCGCCGAGTTGGTGCAACAAGTCGGCGGGCAACTGGTGGGCTTCTCGTTTGTGGTGGAACTGGCTGATCTCGGCGGCCAAGGCAAACTTCCGGCCGGGGTCCCCGTGGACTCCCTGATCGTCTACTGAGATCGGCGCTTTAAAGGTGCAGGTCCTGCCACTGCAGGACTTGATCAAGCTGCTCCAAGCTGATCAAACCAAAACGCCAGAGCACCACCGGCAGCGGGGCCTGCTCCAGCTGCGACTGCTTGAGCCCCAATCCCAGGGCGTTCTCGCTGAGCCCGAGGCTGCTGCGCAAAAAGCGCAGCAATTCAGGGTGGGGAGCGGGCAGGTCCCTCCAAAGGATCGAGCAAACGCTGGACTCCGCCCCGCCTGGGGTTCAGGCGCTCAAGCACCAACTCCCTCAGACGCGACCGGAAGAGATCCCAACGCTGCTCATTGAGATCAGGGGGCTCCGCCGAAGAAAGCAGGGTCCGCAGCATCGGATAGAGACGCTCAGAGAGGGCCGTCAGGATGCGGATTAAGGCATCCGTCTCCTCCGGCTTGAGCGATGCCCGGCGGGTGTTGCGGCGGAGCGGGTTGCTGCAACGGCGCTTCCAGAGCTCAACCCGGTTGGGGAAGAGGTCGGTGAAACCCATCTCTTCGCTCAGCCAGACCATGGCCTCCCCACCGTTGGCTCAGAGCAGGTCCCTCCAAAGGATCGAGCAAACGCTGGACTCCGCCCGCCCTGGGGTTCAGGCGCTCAAGCACCAACTCCCTCAGACGCGACCGGAAGAGATCCCAACGCTGCTCATTGAGATCAGGGGGCTCCGCCGAAGAAAGCAGGGTCCGCAGCATCGGATAGAGACGCTCAGAGAGGGCCGTCAGGATGCGGATTAAGGCATCCGTCTCCTCCGGCTTGAGCGATGCCCGGCGGGTGTTGCGGCGGAGCGGGTTGCTGCAACGGCGCTTCCAGAGCTCAACCCGGTTGGGGAAGAGGTCGGTGAAACCCATCTCTTCGCTCAGCCAGACCATGGCCTCCCCACCGTTGAGATCCAACGCTTCTGCGCAGAGAAGCATCAGATCCAGGCGCTCGATCCCGCGGCGGGACAAGGGGGTTTGCACGCTCGCAGGGGCTTCGGCCATGGCTGCGATACTGCCAGCACTGGCGCTGATTCGTCGACCATGGGCTCTATCAATCTGCGTCACCTGGTCCGGGAAATCCCCG is a genomic window of Synechococcus sp. A10-1-5-1 containing:
- a CDS encoding DUF2949 domain-containing protein — its product is MLRFLRSSLGLSENALGLGLKQSQLEQAPLPVVLWRFGLISLEQLDQVLQWQDLHL
- a CDS encoding DUF3038 domain-containing protein, producing MGFTDLFPNRVELWKRRCSNPLRRNTRRASLKPEETDALIRILTALSERLYPMLRTLLSSAEPPDLNEQRWDLFRSRLRELVLERLNPRRGGVQRLLDPLEGPARSPP
- a CDS encoding DUF3038 domain-containing protein; amino-acid sequence: MAEAPASVQTPLSRRGIERLDLMLLCAEALDLNGGEAMVWLSEEMGFTDLFPNRVELWKRRCSNPLRRNTRRASLKPEETDALIRILTALSERLYPMLRTLLSSAEPPDLNEQRWDLFRSRLRELVLERLNPRAGGVQRLLDPLEGPALSQRWGGHGLAERRDGFHRPLPQPG